One window of the Vanessa atalanta chromosome 22, ilVanAtal1.2, whole genome shotgun sequence genome contains the following:
- the LOC125072685 gene encoding ELAV-like protein 2 yields MSKGDGEQQNGSGEESKTNLIINYLPQSMTQEEIRSLFSSIGEVESCKLIRNKGAAFPDALNHALHGGGQSLGYAFVNYHRPEDAEKAIATLNGLRLQNKTIKVSYARPSSEAIKGANLYVSGLPKTMTQTELERLFSPYGRIITSRILCENSGGRPFTGGEQGLSKGVGFIRFDQRVEAERAIQELNGTVPKGATEPITVKFANNPSNNGKALAPLAAYLPAALRFPAPLGRFSSGKSLLAINKGLQRYSPLAGELLGGVLPGAVGSEWCIFVYNLAPETEENVLWQLFGPFGAVQSVKVIRDLQTNKCKGYGFITMTNYDEAVVAIQSLNGYTLGNRVLQVTGSCNRYFPLKKTEKFRVKSVLVSS; encoded by the exons ATGTCGAAGGGCGACGGTGAACAACAAAACGGCTCCGGCGAGGAGTCCAAGACCAACCTCATCATAAACTACCTGCCGCAGAGTATGACCCAGGAAGAGATTCGGAGCCTCTTCTCGAGCATCGGCGAGGTGGAGTCCTGCAAGTTAATACGCAATAAGGGGGCGGCCTTCCCTGATGCACTGAATCATGCGCTGCACGGCGGAGGACAGAGCCTAGGCTACGCCTTCGTCAACTACCACCGCCCCGAGGACGCGGAGAAGGCTATCGCGACTCTCAATGGACTGCGCCTTCAGAACAAAACCATCAAGGTATCGTACGCCAGACCCAGTAGCGAGGCCATCAAAGGAGCGAACCTATACGTCTCCGGCCTACCGAAAACGATGACACAGACCGAGCTGGAGAGATTGTTCAGTCCGTACGGCCGCATCATCACATCGCGCATCCTTTGTGAAAATTCCGGAGGAAGACCGTTCACTGGAGGAGAGCAGGGCCTGTCAAAGGGAGTAGGATTCATCCGCTTCGATCAGAGAGTGGAAGCTGAGAGAGCTATTCAAGAATTGAACGGAACAGTACCTAAGGGAGCGACGGAGCCGATCACAGTGAAGTTCGCAAACAACCCAAGCAACAACGGCAAGGCGCTGGCGCCTCTCGCCGCCTACTTACCGGCAGCGCTGCGCTTCCCAGCACCCCTCGGGAGATTCAGCTCAGGCAAGTCCCTACTCGCTATCAATAAAGGTCTACAGCGCTACAGCCCGCTGGCGGGCGAGCTACTCGGCGGCGTATTGCCGGGCGCCGTCGGCTCCGAGTGGTGCATCTTTGTTTACAACCTAGCCCCCGAGACTGAGGAGAACGTCCTATGGCAGCTGTTCGGACCGTTCGGCGCCGTCCAGAGCGTTAAAGTGATCCGCGACCTGCAGACTAACAAATGCAAAGGGTACGGATTTATAACGATGACTAACTACGACGAGGCCGTCGTCGCTATTCAGTCCCTCAACGGCTACACGCTCGGGAACAGAGTGCTGCAG GTAACTGGGTCATGCAACCGTTATTTCccgttaaaaaaaactgaaaagtTCCGAGTGAAGTCAGTTTTAGTGTCATCTTAG